A stretch of DNA from Hoeflea ulvae:
GGGCTACACGATCAAGGGCGTGCAGAAACTGCTCAAGCTCAACGGCAACAAGTTTGTCATCGCCGTCGGCGCCGGTGACATGGCCGCGGTCGAAACATTGTCGGCCAGCATGGCCCAGGAGGCGGAGCCGGCACGCGCGCCCGCAGCCGATGAAGACCAGCTTGTCGGCAAGGCGCGCCTGCCTTCGACCCGGCGGTTCTTCAGCCTAGGTGGCGAATCCGGCAAGGAGCCGGACGAGGCGGCAGCATCGAAGGGCGGCGGATTGAAGCGCGATGACAGGGCCTTGCTTCAGGAAGCGCTCTATGACCTTCTCGAATGCAAGAGATTGCTCGACCAGGTCCGCTGATCGCCGCGGCCCGCAGCCTCGCGGCCAATCCTGATCAATTTACCCTGAGCCCGTGAACCCGGCGCGCTTCTTCCAGTGCCGCTTCGAGATAGGATTCGACATCGACGAAGCCCTTTTCGCGGGCCAGCGCCAGCGCCATGTCGATCTGCATCATCACCATGGCGAGACGCTCTCTGTCGTCCTGGGTCGCCAGGGTGACAAGCTCCAGCCGGTTGGAAGGTGAACGGCGTGAAGTCATGAGCGAGCCGTGAATCCTTCGAAATAAGACCTGAGGTCCTCGCGCGAAAACTGCTCTTCAATCGCCTCGGGCGTCATCGTGTCAGGACCGAACCAGGGATATTTGCGATCGTCGAAACTGTCGGTCAGGAGATCGATAAAGGCCCTGTGCCGGGCACTCTTGACCACTTCCGGGTGGGTCGCAAGCCAGATCTCGACGCGGAAATCGAAGCCCAGATCGATATGTTCGACATCGCCGCCGATGGCTCTTGCATAATTGGGCATCAGCCCGATGCCGGCGCCCTTGGCGACAGCCCAGTAATGCGCGGACGAGAAATTGGTTTTCATCCGCACCATGCGGTTGGCAATCTGTGCCCCGAATATCTTGTCGAGCTCATAGCCCCGCAACTGGTCGGTCTGCTGCTCGACTACGCGGTGATTGACCATGTCGGCAACATTCTTGGGGCGGCCGAACTGTTCGAGATAGCTGGCGCTGGCAAAGGGGACAAGGTGCAGATAGCCCAGCCGCTTGACCTTGAGTTCCGGCCGGTTGGGCATTTCAAGCTGCACCGAGATATCGGCTTCCATGCGCAGCACATCGACCGAGCGCATGGCGCATTGCAGCTCGATGCGGTTCCTGGCGCCGGTGTCATTCATGTAGTCGACAATGCGCGGCGTCAGCCAGAAACTGCCCAGGCCCTCGGTGATGGCAAGCCGGATCGGGCCGCTGGCCTCGCGCTCCGCCATGGCGGCCACGCGCCACATGTCCGATACCGAACTCTCCACGTCCCGCGCGGCAAGCACCACCCGGCGGCCTTCATCGGTCAGGCGGACGCCATCGGACTCGCGAAACAGCAAGGGGTATCCAAGCTGATCCTCGAGCCTGGTGATTGTTCGCCGCACCGTGTTGATCGACATGCCGAGCTCTTCCGTGGCCTTGCGGAAGCTCGAATGCCTCGCAACGGACAGGAAAACCCGGATGCTGTTCCAATCAGCGTTCCGCCATTGGTGTTCCATAGGGGGAACTCTCTGTAGCACTATTTGCCAAAGTCAAATGCGAAGGACTTGGTTAACTTCTTCTTCGATACATAGAGGAATTTAACCATGTCCGCCAAACCACAGAATAGCGTTTTCCCCGCAAATGCAAGCGGGTTGACTGCTGAGGCGGCGCTGGAAGCACAGCGCATGCAGCGTGCTGCTGCAATGGTGACCGTTTCCAACAGGCTGGAGCGTGCCGACGTGCCGCGGCTTCTCGAAGCTGCCGGCAAGGTCATCGGCCAGCTGGCCGAGCCTGCAACGGTAATCCGTATC
This window harbors:
- a CDS encoding MerR family transcriptional regulator; translated protein: MDKSPDAFRTISEVAEDLDLPQHVLRFWETRFTQIKPMKRGGGRRYYRPDDIDLLKGIRTLLYDQGYTIKGVQKLLKLNGNKFVIAVGAGDMAAVETLSASMAQEAEPARAPAADEDQLVGKARLPSTRRFFSLGGESGKEPDEAAASKGGGLKRDDRALLQEALYDLLECKRLLDQVR
- a CDS encoding LysR family transcriptional regulator — encoded protein: MEHQWRNADWNSIRVFLSVARHSSFRKATEELGMSINTVRRTITRLEDQLGYPLLFRESDGVRLTDEGRRVVLAARDVESSVSDMWRVAAMAEREASGPIRLAITEGLGSFWLTPRIVDYMNDTGARNRIELQCAMRSVDVLRMEADISVQLEMPNRPELKVKRLGYLHLVPFASASYLEQFGRPKNVADMVNHRVVEQQTDQLRGYELDKIFGAQIANRMVRMKTNFSSAHYWAVAKGAGIGLMPNYARAIGGDVEHIDLGFDFRVEIWLATHPEVVKSARHRAFIDLLTDSFDDRKYPWFGPDTMTPEAIEEQFSREDLRSYFEGFTARS